CACCTTGCTGTCTCAATCGGTCGATATGGGGCTGCAGTGATGTTTTTGCAACACGCTATCGCCTCGGATCCCGTGATCCATGGCGCGGCTCCCGCACAGCCGCGTGAAAGTCGACCGCTTGCTGCCGGGTGGGCGATTTTGATGCAAGTCATGGATTTGGCGGACTGAAGCCAATAGACTCGTTTTTCAGGTTCTCGCACGCCAAGCCGACAGCCAGCGAGCGTTTCACCGAAGCAGCCGGCCATGGCGCCGGGCGTCGGCCACCAAGGAGACAGCATGAACGGCGCACCCGTCAATCTGAATGGCAAGCGAGGACTGATTCTCGGCATCGCAAACGAGGAAAGCATCGCGTATGGCTGCGCGCGCGTCATGCGTGCCTGCGGCGCCGAGCTGGCGATCACCTATCAGAACGACAAGGCCGAACCCCATGTGCGCCCGCTGGCCGAGTCGCTCGGAAGTTCGCTCGTGCTGCCATGCGACGTGCGCGAGGCGGGCCAGCTCGAAGCCGCTTTCGACGCCGTGCGCACCGCCTGGGACAAGCTCGACTTCGTCATTCATTCGATCGCCTACGCGCCCCATGCCGACCTGCAGGGCAGGGTGGTCGACTGCTCGGCCGATGGATTCGCCATCGCGATGGACGTATCCTGCCATTCCTTCATCCGCTGTGCGCGACTGGCCGAGCCACTGATGGCGAACGGCGGGTCCCTGCTGACGGTCTCGTTCCACGGCAGCCAGAAAGTG
This genomic stretch from Massilia sp. 9096 harbors:
- the fabI gene encoding enoyl-ACP reductase FabI; amino-acid sequence: MNGAPVNLNGKRGLILGIANEESIAYGCARVMRACGAELAITYQNDKAEPHVRPLAESLGSSLVLPCDVREAGQLEAAFDAVRTAWDKLDFVIHSIAYAPHADLQGRVVDCSADGFAIAMDVSCHSFIRCARLAEPLMANGGSLLTVSFHGSQKVVPNYNLMGPVKAALEASVRYMAAELGDRRIRVHALSPGRIGTRAASGLAHFDQLLGDVWARAPQHMLARLDDIGNVAAFLASDGARMLTGNVEYVDGGFHVMG